In Limnohabitans sp. TEGF004, the genomic window CCAGCGTTTTTAATAACGGAACGACGGTCCATGAAAGACTCCCTTGAGTTGTTAAAACAAACCGTTTTGCGACACACATTTGTGATGAGCGCTTCAAAACGATGGGGCATTGTATGCAGTAGCGAACACCCTCAGAGGCGCGGGTTTACCCCCGAAGAACTTGTATTTCAAAATTCTTCAGAAGGCTTGAAATTACTTCAATGGAAAGTTAATTCAAAAGCGTTGCAAAACGCTTTTCGATGGCCGCTTGAATGCCTGCTGCATCCAGCCCCAATTCAGCCAAGAGCTTGACCGGATCTCCGTGCTCGGTGAACACATCACCAATGCCCAATACCAACACCAGTTTGGGCTGTTGCAGGTCTTGCAACGCCTCCAACACCGCAGAGCCTGCCCCCCCCATGATGGCGCCCTCTTCCACCGTCACCAGGGCATCGTGCGTGGCTGCGATTTGAGCCAACAACTCGGTATCGAGTGGCTTGGCCCAACGCATATTCACCACCGTGGCATTGAGTGCTTCACCCGCTTGCAACGCTGGGTACAGCAGCGTGCCAAACGCGAGGATGGCAATGCGCTTGCCTTCGCGACGCACCTCACCTTTACCAAAAGGCAACGCATTCAAGCCAGGCGTCACAGGCACGCCAGCGCCAGCACCGCGGGGGTAACGCACGGCCACGCAATGGTCTTGTTGGTAAGCGGTGGTCAGTAACTGACGGCATTCGTTTTCGTCCGCAGGACAGGCCATGCTGACATTGGGAATGCAACGCATGAACGGGATGTCGTACAAGCCTGCGTGCGTGGCACCATCCGCGCCCACAATGCCTGCGCGGTCGAGCGCCAGCACCATCGGCAACTTTTGCAGTGCTACATCGTGAATCACTTGGTCATACGCACGTTGCAAGAAGGTGGAATAAATCGCCACCACAGGCTTCAAACCTTCACAGGCTAAACCCGCCGCAAACGTGACGGCATGTTGTTCAGCAATGCCCACATCGTGATAACGCTCGGGGAAGCGCTTGTTGAACTCGACCATGCCCGAGCCCTCGCGCATGGCGGGCGTGATACCCACCAGCAATGGGTCGTGCTCAGCCATATCGCACAGCCAATCACCAAACACTTGGGTGAAGGTGGTTTTGACAACACCCGTGCTAGGCACCAAACCCACGGCGGGGTCAAACTTACCCGGGCCGTGGTAGGCCACAGGGTCGGCCTCGGCCAGCTTGTAGCCTTGGCCTTTTTTGGTGACCACATGCAGGAACTGCGGGCCCTCTAAGTGTTTGATGTTTTCCAGCGTGGGAATAAGTGACTCAAGATCATGCCCATCAATCGGGCCGATGTAGTTAAAGCCGAACTTCTCGAACAAAGTGGCTGGCACGACCATGCCTTTGGCATGTTCTTCAAAGCGCTTAGCCAACTCAAACAAGGGCGGTGCACCTTTGAGCACTTGCTTGCCCACCTCTTTGGCGGCCGAGTAAAACTTACCGCTCATGAGCTGCGCCAAGTAGCGGTTGAGCGCACCCACGGGTGGGCTGATGGACATGTCGTTGTCGTTCAAGATGACGAGCAACTTAGACGTGGACACACCGCCGTTATTCAAAGCCTCAAAGGCCATGCCTGCCGTCATCGCCCCGTCGCCAATGACGGCGATGGCGTGGCGTTGTTCGCCTTTTTGTTGCGCGGCGATGGCCATGCCCAAAGCAGCCGAAATACTGGTGGACGAGTGCGCCGTGCCAAAGGCGTCGTACTCGCTTTCGTCACGGCGCGGAAAACCGCTCAGGCCGTGGCGTTGGCGCAGCGTGCCCATTTGGTCGCGACGACCCGTCAAGATTTTGTGTGGGTAAGTTTGGTGACCCACATCCCACACGATACGGTCGTGCGGTGTGTTGAACACATAGTGCAAAGCCACAGTCAACTCAACCGTGCCGAGGTTAGAGCTGAGGTGTCCACCTGTTTTGGC contains:
- the dxs gene encoding 1-deoxy-D-xylulose-5-phosphate synthase; the protein is MPNLLQTINSPADLRAVPRHQLPALADELRSFVLNSVAKTGGHLSSNLGTVELTVALHYVFNTPHDRIVWDVGHQTYPHKILTGRRDQMGTLRQRHGLSGFPRRDESEYDAFGTAHSSTSISAALGMAIAAQQKGEQRHAIAVIGDGAMTAGMAFEALNNGGVSTSKLLVILNDNDMSISPPVGALNRYLAQLMSGKFYSAAKEVGKQVLKGAPPLFELAKRFEEHAKGMVVPATLFEKFGFNYIGPIDGHDLESLIPTLENIKHLEGPQFLHVVTKKGQGYKLAEADPVAYHGPGKFDPAVGLVPSTGVVKTTFTQVFGDWLCDMAEHDPLLVGITPAMREGSGMVEFNKRFPERYHDVGIAEQHAVTFAAGLACEGLKPVVAIYSTFLQRAYDQVIHDVALQKLPMVLALDRAGIVGADGATHAGLYDIPFMRCIPNVSMACPADENECRQLLTTAYQQDHCVAVRYPRGAGAGVPVTPGLNALPFGKGEVRREGKRIAILAFGTLLYPALQAGEALNATVVNMRWAKPLDTELLAQIAATHDALVTVEEGAIMGGAGSAVLEALQDLQQPKLVLVLGIGDVFTEHGDPVKLLAELGLDAAGIQAAIEKRFATLLN